One window from the genome of Lutra lutra chromosome X, mLutLut1.2, whole genome shotgun sequence encodes:
- the LOC125091537 gene encoding NADH dehydrogenase [ubiquinone] 1 beta subcomplex subunit 1-like, with amino-acid sequence MMNVIRIIRDQKAHTLVPVGFVLGCYLDRKNDEKPMAFWKKNLSRRELRPKEEVTWI; translated from the coding sequence ATGATGAACGTAATTCGGATTATTCGTGACCAAAAGGCACATACACTTGTGCCTGTGGGATTTGTGCTTGGATGTTATTTAGATAGAAAGAATGACGAAAAGCCAATGGCCTTCTGGAAAAAGAATTTGTCTAGAAGGGAATTGAGACCCAAGGAAGAAGTTACCTGGATTTAA